In the Thermoplasmata archaeon genome, ATAGTGGGCTTCTTGGACATTAGGTTCCGAATAGGCTTTCATTCCCAGAGCCGTGGCCCGCATCTTGGGTCCAATTGAATGTTGGATCATTCAGTCTGGTTGTCATAGTGCATATATACACTGGTACCTTATTACGACTGGGAGAACCATTATCATGAATTCTAAGGTCGTAATAGCCATTGTCGCAGTGGTAATTGTTGCTGTCGCAGGAATAGCTTTCTTCGCGATGAGCAGTAATAACGGTGGCGATGCCCCCTCCGATGGTATCCTGTATGACGGGAACGGAGGAAAACTGCCAGATGGCAAGACAACATACACGCAACATTCCACAAGTGTAGACACTTGTTCCTTCCAGAAGGACGGTTATCACTGGGTAGTCTGGAACACCAAGGCTGATGGCAGCGGAACCGACTACAACGAGAACTCCGTAGCACCAGCAAAGACCACACTCTATGCCCAGTGGTCGAATGCTAACACAATCTTCGGTAGTGACGGCGGTATAGGATACGTCTCGATCTTCGTCGCAGACAGCAACGGCGGCAAAGAGGTCAACATTGACCATGGTTATGCGGAACTGCCCTCCAAAGCAGTCTTCATCATCAAGCCACTGTCTGGCGTTACCTTAAAGATTTATGTCGATGGAAAGGGTGTCATCGCTGAGAAATCTGATAAGAAGAATTACATCGAGTACATTACCGGAACGGCAGGTATCGTATTCGAGAACGGTAGTATCAAGGATGACGGATCGGCCGTATTTGAAGTAAGGCAGACCATCTCTAACCAGAGTGTCACCCTCGGTTGCTTGAACACCTCAGTATCCAATGTCCTGGATATCAAAGGAACGAGAGAGGTCCCCACAGACATTATGAATTTCAGTATCAAATATACGGGGCTCACTGACGTTATCGACATAAATCATACAGGATCAGTCCAGCTCGGAGATAGCCCCGAAATCCACGTCAAGGCCGTGAAAACCGGAACCTCTGTGGATTACGACGCTGATGCAGGTTCTATTATCTTCACCTTAGACGGCAAGAAGTATGAGATCCAGTTCAATTTCTCGAATGGAGGAGAGGTCAGCGGAGTGTCAATCAATGAGGATACCGCGATCATCAAGTTCTCATTTGATCATGATAAGGATCCCATCTTCTACCGTGTTATAGGTAGCTGAAACCATAAAAGGGGGCATAACCCCCTTCATTAATTCTATCTTGAATAGGTGAACAGACTGGTCTGTCTGTTGCGTTAGTGTGGTAACGTCTCAAAGACGATTATTATTGTTTCAAAAATGAAGGGGGATGTCCCCCTTCTTTTGTGTGGTTTCAGAAGTTTACCAGTTCGTGATAGTCGTATGCAGGCTCGCCTGCATTGAAGCAGTACTGGATGGTGGCAAAGTTCTTCTTGAGTTCCTTGATATCCTCCTTGACCTTTGCAGGGTCTTCCTTCTTCTTGACGACCCTGGCGATGAGCTCTGCGACCTCTTTCATCTCGCTCTCCTTCATTCCGATGCGGGTCATTTCCTGGGATCCGAGCCTGAGTCCCGACGGGTTGACCGAGCTGGTGTCTCTGGGGAGCATGTTCTTGTTACAGATGATGTTCGCATCCTCCAGTAACTGAGCACAGAGCTTTCCTCCTCCGAACTCGGAAACATCGACTGCGATCGCATGGGATCTGGTGAATCCTAGGTCCGGGCAGAGTACAGGTACGCCCAGCTCGTAGAGTGCCTCTCCGAGTGCACGGGAGTTCTTGCACGCCTGTGCGGCGTACTCCTTTCCGAAGACGTCCATCTCGGCGAGGGTGATTCCCAATGCGGCCATGGCATGAAGGTGATGGCTGGAGGTGACTCCGGGGAATGCGGCATGCTGAAGCTTCTTTTCCTGTTCCTCGGTAAGGTTCTGTCCTAAGAGGATACCGTGGTTAGGTCCGGGGAAGGTCTTATGGGTGGAAGCTGAAACGATGTTCACACCGTCCTTGAAGGGGTCTTGGAATTGCTTTCCTGCAATGAGTCCGAGGACGTGCGCACAGTCTTCCCAGACAAGACATCCAATCTCGTTGAAGGTATCCTGAAGCTCCTTGATTGGCGGAGGGAACAGGAATACTGAGAGACCGAACTGAGCGACCTTGGGCTTCGCAGCCTTCAGTACTTTGATGGTTCCGTCTATGTCCAGATTCATGTCAGATTCGTTCCAGGGATAGTTGACAGAGTTAACTCCCCTCTGTCCGAAAGCACCGAACTCACATGTAGAGATGTGGGCGCCCTGATCCAGAGCGCAGGTGGTGATGATGTCTCCCGGCTTAGCAAAAGCCATCAGGACGGCCATGTTAGCGACAGTTCCTGAGATAGGTCTAAGGTCAGCGAATCCGCAGTCAAAGACCTTCTTTGCGAGTTCAATTGCCTTCAGTTCTACCTTGTCAACATAGATGTTTCCTTGGTAGTAACGTTTTCCAGGCAATCCCTCTGCATATCTGTCAGCGAAATCGGAGATGAGCATTTCTTTAGCAAGTGGGCTCATGAGGTTCTCCGATGCGATCATGGGTATGCATTCCTCGAACCATTTGTTGTGAGCCTTGACGTTCTCTCTGATGAATTTGGCGTCCTCTATGGCCATTGTTATCGGTCTCCCGTAGGGGGACCTCAATTTATACCATTTGCTGGTTCGACGTTTTTACGATGGCTGTTCACAGTGTTACTTCTCGCATCTATACAGAAAAAGAGTAGTAAGTTAGTTATCTACCAATTTTTTGGTAGATTGAGACCTTATATTATGTGCGCTAATAATCAGAAAGGTAGTGTTCATATGGAATTTGATCGTGTCCTTGAGGATATAAGGAAAGGAAAACCGATACTCGTATACGATTTCGACGATAGAGAGAGGGAATGCGACATGACCGTTGCTTCTCAGTTCGTCACCCCTGAAATCATTCAGAAGATGAGGAAGGATGCTGGAGGATTGATCTGTGTCACCACCCCGTATTCAAGGGCGATGGAGGTAGGTCTGCCTTTCATGTCTGATGTCTACTGGGATGATTGCGAGAAGTATCCTCTTCTGAAGGCGATGGCTCCGACCGACATCCCTTATGACAGAACCAAATCATCTTTCGGTGTAACTATCAATCACAGGAAGACCTACACCGGTATCACCGACAAGGACCGTGCATTGACTGCCAGTGAGTATGCTAAAGTTCTCTTTTCTGGAAAGCCAATAGAAGAGGTCAAGAAAGAGCTAGGTACCAACTTCAGAGCACCAGGCCATATTCATCTGCTCAACACTTCGGAGAAGATTTTGGAATCACGCTTCGGACACACCGAGTTATGTACCGCATTGATGTACATGGCAGGGGTCATGCCTTCGGCCACCATCTGTGAGATGATGGGGGACGATTTCGGTTCAAGACCCAAATCCAGCGTAGCCGAATACGCCAAAGAGCACGATATGATCATCATCGATGGAGATGATGTGATCGCACAATGGAAAGAATTCAAGAAAATCCACCCGGAGCTTTGATATGGTCAGAGTAATGGCTTCAGGAGTATTCGATTTGATCCATCCGGGTCACATAGATTATCTGAAACAAGCCAAGTCCTATGGTGATTATCTGACTGTTGTTATTGCCAGTGATAAGACCGTCAGGAAAAACAAGCATGAACCGGTCACTCCGGAGGCTATGAGGGCCCTCATCGTAGAATCTCTGAAACCAGTGGATGAAGCGATCGTCGGAGGGGAAGGAGATATGCTGGACACAGTAGCTAAAGTGAAGCCCGATATCATCGTTCTCGGCTATGATCAGAATTTTGACGAATCGGAGCTGAAAGCAAAGCTCAAAGAGAGGGGCTTTGACGGGATAGATGTCGTACGGGCGAACGAATGCGCGGACGATCTCAACGCTACCAGGCGCATAATGGCAAAGATCAGGGAGATGGGTTCCCAATGAAGATAATCGGTATTGCTGACACGACATTCGCCAGGTTCGATATGGGCCATTCCGCGATAGATGAGCTACAGCACGCTGGAACGGGTTTCAGGATAGTACGTTACACCGTACCGGGGGTCAAGGATCTGCCGGTTGCATGCAAGAAGCTGATTGAGGAGCAGAACTGCGATATCGTAATGGCTCTGGGGATGCCCGGCCCGATGCAGAAGGATAAGATGTGTGCCCATGAGGCATCTACAGGTCTGATCAGGGCACAATTGATGACGAACAAGCACATTATCGAGGTCTTTGTCCATGAGGATGAGGCTAAGGATGATGACGAGCTCGCCTTCTTGGCAGACAGCAGGGCCAGGGAGCATGCGCTCAACGTTTACGATCTACTGTTCCGCCCAGAGAGTCTGACTAAGAGGGCAGGTACAGGTCTTAGGCAGGGATTCGCCGATAAAGGTCCCGTTAGATATAGGTGAGAAAAATGAAAGCATACAAGATCGGAGCAGTCGTTGCCGAGTTCAACTACGAGATAACCATGCTCATGATGGAAAGGGCTAAGGCCGAGGCCGAGTTCCTAGGTGTAAAGATCGTC is a window encoding:
- a CDS encoding serine hydroxymethyltransferase; translated protein: MAIEDAKFIRENVKAHNKWFEECIPMIASENLMSPLAKEMLISDFADRYAEGLPGKRYYQGNIYVDKVELKAIELAKKVFDCGFADLRPISGTVANMAVLMAFAKPGDIITTCALDQGAHISTCEFGAFGQRGVNSVNYPWNESDMNLDIDGTIKVLKAAKPKVAQFGLSVFLFPPPIKELQDTFNEIGCLVWEDCAHVLGLIAGKQFQDPFKDGVNIVSASTHKTFPGPNHGILLGQNLTEEQEKKLQHAAFPGVTSSHHLHAMAALGITLAEMDVFGKEYAAQACKNSRALGEALYELGVPVLCPDLGFTRSHAIAVDVSEFGGGKLCAQLLEDANIICNKNMLPRDTSSVNPSGLRLGSQEMTRIGMKESEMKEVAELIARVVKKKEDPAKVKEDIKELKKNFATIQYCFNAGEPAYDYHELVNF
- the ribB gene encoding 3,4-dihydroxy-2-butanone-4-phosphate synthase, with product MEFDRVLEDIRKGKPILVYDFDDRERECDMTVASQFVTPEIIQKMRKDAGGLICVTTPYSRAMEVGLPFMSDVYWDDCEKYPLLKAMAPTDIPYDRTKSSFGVTINHRKTYTGITDKDRALTASEYAKVLFSGKPIEEVKKELGTNFRAPGHIHLLNTSEKILESRFGHTELCTALMYMAGVMPSATICEMMGDDFGSRPKSSVAEYAKEHDMIIIDGDDVIAQWKEFKKIHPEL
- a CDS encoding FAD synthase, with translation MVRVMASGVFDLIHPGHIDYLKQAKSYGDYLTVVIASDKTVRKNKHEPVTPEAMRALIVESLKPVDEAIVGGEGDMLDTVAKVKPDIIVLGYDQNFDESELKAKLKERGFDGIDVVRANECADDLNATRRIMAKIREMGSQ
- a CDS encoding riboflavin synthase; translation: MKIIGIADTTFARFDMGHSAIDELQHAGTGFRIVRYTVPGVKDLPVACKKLIEEQNCDIVMALGMPGPMQKDKMCAHEASTGLIRAQLMTNKHIIEVFVHEDEAKDDDELAFLADSRAREHALNVYDLLFRPESLTKRAGTGLRQGFADKGPVRYR